Proteins co-encoded in one Leptospira levettii genomic window:
- a CDS encoding c-di-GMP phosphodiesterase, protein MSDSPLISPDQLAKFEFNDDLLSSYRKSKQIPLDLYDRNGKLIMAKKKNATEEDFGKLLKIELQGAYCLTSDSKHLRVTSGESADPRQTKLFDPDKTTEFAKQTESLILELKKEAFNSDHALRVHKSIGKVLDDFTSNPDFESGLFNILEILNHAGVPVESELMTKRTIVAMGMKVRTKKIGVGDDNKPNKKDHLSVMTASFLADIGYSKLVLPDKPNLTKEEYNAIQQHPIISYLMTLAAPEITQEIRTLVLNHHRPFRGNSINNNFPDNNTVFKKLMVIRDKFIKDPSKKMIVADIDAQLRIQESNVNSVNFEEDIAILSLASEYASLTTNQPWRPAFSSATALKMIVNDSFFSYSNRNIRHLLDYVGASLTNNQNIINVGDYVITASIDSEKQVHFDICKILEVDRFQTRPKIQRLCTIKPLFKKGIKYRIADFDINEIRMDKRRAVIDLAGQTSSTQRIIYIIDPEMNAPLFDAVTKMDRS, encoded by the coding sequence TTGAGCGATTCTCCCTTAATTTCCCCTGATCAACTTGCTAAATTTGAATTTAATGATGATCTGCTTAGTAGTTATCGTAAGAGCAAACAAATCCCACTCGATCTATATGATCGAAATGGCAAGCTCATCATGGCAAAAAAAAAGAACGCAACGGAAGAAGATTTCGGTAAACTGTTAAAGATTGAGTTACAAGGAGCTTATTGCCTTACATCTGATAGTAAACATTTACGGGTCACATCGGGAGAATCTGCCGACCCTCGCCAAACAAAACTTTTTGATCCTGACAAAACAACAGAATTTGCCAAACAAACTGAATCATTGATTCTTGAGCTAAAAAAAGAAGCTTTCAATTCGGATCATGCGCTCCGAGTTCATAAATCAATTGGAAAAGTTTTAGATGACTTCACGAGTAATCCAGATTTTGAATCAGGACTATTTAATATATTAGAGATATTGAATCATGCTGGAGTTCCAGTTGAATCAGAACTCATGACCAAACGGACGATTGTTGCGATGGGTATGAAAGTCCGAACGAAAAAGATTGGAGTTGGTGACGATAATAAACCGAATAAAAAAGATCATCTATCCGTGATGACTGCAAGTTTTCTAGCAGATATAGGTTATTCAAAATTAGTTCTTCCAGACAAACCAAATCTGACAAAAGAAGAATACAATGCCATCCAACAACACCCTATCATTAGTTATTTGATGACACTAGCGGCACCAGAAATCACCCAAGAGATACGCACACTTGTTTTAAATCACCATAGACCATTTCGAGGGAATTCCATTAACAATAACTTCCCTGACAATAATACCGTATTTAAAAAGTTAATGGTCATTAGAGATAAGTTCATCAAAGATCCAAGTAAAAAAATGATTGTGGCTGATATTGATGCACAACTTCGCATCCAAGAATCAAATGTAAACTCTGTGAATTTTGAAGAAGATATAGCGATCTTATCACTTGCTAGCGAATATGCAAGTTTAACAACGAACCAACCTTGGAGACCTGCATTTAGTTCAGCAACAGCGTTAAAGATGATTGTGAATGATTCGTTTTTTTCCTATAGCAACCGAAACATACGCCATCTACTCGACTATGTTGGTGCAAGTTTAACCAATAACCAAAATATCATAAACGTTGGCGATTACGTCATCACTGCCTCGATTGATTCAGAAAAACAGGTTCATTTTGATATCTGCAAAATTTTAGAAGTTGATCGTTTCCAAACTAGGCCAAAAATCCAAAGGTTGTGCACCATCAAACCTTTATTCAAAAAAGGGATTAAGTATCGAATTGCCGATTTTGATATCAACGAAATTCGTATGGACAAACGGAGAGCAGTCATTGACCTCGCCGGACAAACTTCCAGCACACAAAGGATCATTTACATCATCGATCCAGAAATGAACGCACCACTTTTTGATGCAGTGACAAAAATGGACAGATCGTAA